GTCGGTCGAAACGGTCTCGGGATTGCAATTGACCATGACCGTCTCGTAACCGTCTTCGCGCATCGCCAGTGCCGCGTGCACGCAGCAATAGTCGAACTCGATACCTTGGCCGATACGATTCGGGCCGCCGCCGAGCACGACGATTTTTTGGCGATTGCTCGGTTGCGCCTCGCATTCTTCGTCGTAGGTCGAGTACAGGTAAGCGGTATTGGTGGCGAACTCGGCAGCGCAAGTATCGACGCGCTTGTATACCGGGCGAATATTCCACGCCCAACGGCGCTCGCGCACGGCGGTATCGGTAGTCTGCAACAATGTCGCCAAGCGACGATCGGCAAAGCCTTTTTGCTTGAGCCGGCGCAGCGTGTGCTCCGTCAGCATGTCGAGCGACTGCGTTCGTAGCCACGCTTCGAGCTGGATGATTTCCTCGATCTGCGCCAGGAACCACGGATCGATATGCGTCAACCGCTGTACGTCCTGCAGCGAATAGCCCAGACGAAAGGCATCGCCGATATACCAGATGCGTTCCGGGCCCGGATGCCTCAGTTCACGGTCGATTACGGTGCGATCGTCGGTTTTCTCCTGAAAACCATCGGCGCCGACTTCGAGGCCGCGCAGCGCCTTGAGCAACGATTCTTGAAATGTGCGACCGATCGCCATCACTTCGCCGACCGATTTCATCTGCGTGGTCAGACGATCGTTTGCCTGCGGAAATTTTTCGAAAGCGAAACGCGGAACTTTGGTGACGACGTAGTCGATGGTCGGTTCGAACGACGCCGGCGTCGCGCCGCCAGTGATATCGTTGCGCAATTCATCGAGCGTGTAGCCGACAGCGAGCTTGGCCGCCACTTTGGCGATCGGAAATCCGGTCGCCTTCGACGCCAATGCCGACGAGCGCGACACGCGCGGATTCATTTCGATTACGATCATGCGACCGTCGGCCGGGTTGATCGCGAACTGCACGTTCGAGCCGCCGGTGTCGACGCCGATCTCGCGCAGCACGGCGATGCTGGCGTTACGCATGAGCTGGTACTCTTTATCCGTCAGCGTCTGCGCCGGTGCGACCGTGATCGAGTCGCCGGTATGCACGCCCATCGGGTCGAGGTTTTCGATCGAGCAGACGATGATGCAGTTGTCTTTCTTATCGCGCACGACCTCCATCTCGAATTCTTTCCAACCGAGCAATGACTCTTCGATCAAAAGCTCGCGCGTCGGCGACAAGTCGAGACCGCGCTGGCAGATCTGCACGAACTCGTCGCGGTCATAGGCAATGCCACCGCCGGAGCCACCGAGCGTGAAACTCGGGCGAATGATGGCCGGGAAGCCGATCTTCACTTGCACTTCCAGTGCCTGGTCGAGCGAATGGGCGATTTCCGAGCGCGCGCTGCCGAGGCCGATGCGGGTCATGGCCTGTTTGAACTTCTGCCGATCTTCCGCTTTATCGATCGCCGCCGGCGATGCGCCGATCAAATCGACGCCGTAGTCGGCCAAGACGCCGAGCGCATGCAACTCGAGCGCGCAATTGAGCGCGGTTTGCCCACCCATGGTCGGCAAAATCGCGTCCGGGCGCTCTTTGGCGATGATGCGCTGCAGAACAGCGGCGGTGATCGGTTCGATGTAGGTCACATCGGCCGTATTCGGATCGGTCATGATCGTCGCCGGGTTACTGTTGACGAGGATCACTTTGTAACCTTCTTGCTTGAGCGCCTGGCACGCCTGCGCGCCGGAATAATCAAACTCGCACGCCTGGCCGATAACGATCGGGCCGGCGCCAATAATAAGAATGCTTTGAATATCGGTACGCTTAGGCATGAACGCGGTTCTCCATCAAGCTGACAAAACGGTCGAACAAATAAGCCACGTCCTGCGGACCGGGCGATGCCTCGGGATGTCCTTGGAAGCAGAACGCCGGACGATCGGTGCGGGCCAAGCCCTGCAACGAACCGTCGAATAGCGATACGTGCGTGGGCCGGCAGTTTGCCGGCAACGACGCCGCATCGACGGCGAAGCCGTGGTTCTGCGAGGTGATCAAGACCTGCTTAGTATCGAGGTCTTGTACCGGATGATTGGCGCCGTGATGGCCGAAGCGCATCTTCAACGTCTTGGCACCGCTCGCGAGCGCCATGATTTGATGACCGAGGCAGATACCGAAAACCGGGATGCCGCGATCTATCAACTCGCGCGTCGCGCTGATGGCATACTCGCAGGGTTCCGGATCGCCCGGACCGTTGGAAAGGAAAATGCCGTCCGGTTGATACGCTAACGCGTCGCGCGCGGTCGATTGCGCTGGCAACACGGTTAGCTCGCAGCCGCGCTCGACCAGCATGCGCATGATGTTGCGCTTGATGCCGAAGTCGAAAACGACGACGTGACGCTTGGCCGTCGTCTGCTGTCGGTAACCGGTGCCGAGGCGCCATTCCGCCTCGGTCCACTCGTACGGTTGCTGCGTCGATACGACCTTCGCCAAGTCGGTGCCGGCTAATCCGGGAAAAGATTTAGCGAGCGCCAATGCGCGCGTCGCGTCGTCGG
The Gammaproteobacteria bacterium DNA segment above includes these coding regions:
- the carB gene encoding carbamoyl-phosphate synthase large subunit, producing MPKRTDIQSILIIGAGPIVIGQACEFDYSGAQACQALKQEGYKVILVNSNPATIMTDPNTADVTYIEPITAAVLQRIIAKERPDAILPTMGGQTALNCALELHALGVLADYGVDLIGASPAAIDKAEDRQKFKQAMTRIGLGSARSEIAHSLDQALEVQVKIGFPAIIRPSFTLGGSGGGIAYDRDEFVQICQRGLDLSPTRELLIEESLLGWKEFEMEVVRDKKDNCIIVCSIENLDPMGVHTGDSITVAPAQTLTDKEYQLMRNASIAVLREIGVDTGGSNVQFAINPADGRMIVIEMNPRVSRSSALASKATGFPIAKVAAKLAVGYTLDELRNDITGGATPASFEPTIDYVVTKVPRFAFEKFPQANDRLTTQMKSVGEVMAIGRTFQESLLKALRGLEVGADGFQEKTDDRTVIDRELRHPGPERIWYIGDAFRLGYSLQDVQRLTHIDPWFLAQIEEIIQLEAWLRTQSLDMLTEHTLRRLKQKGFADRRLATLLQTTDTAVRERRWAWNIRPVYKRVDTCAAEFATNTAYLYSTYDEECEAQPSNRQKIVVLGGGPNRIGQGIEFDYCCVHAALAMREDGYETVMVNCNPETVSTDYDTSDRLYFEPVTLEDVLEIVAKEKPLGVIVQYGGQTPLKLALALAANGVPIIGTSPDMIDMAEDRERFQKLLQSLNLRQPPNRTARTEADALTLADEIGYPLVVRPSYVLGGRAMEIVHEPADLQRYMREAVKVSHDSPVLLDRFLHDAIEVDVDCISDGERNFIGGVMQHIEQAGIHSGDSACSLPPYSLAAETIAELKRQTAAMADRLNVVGLMNVQFAIQRLDGQDVIYVLEVNPRASRTVPFVSKATGLPLAKIAARCMVGQSLSQQGILSEVVPQYFNVKESVFPFVKFPGVDTILGPEMKSTGEVMGVGKTFGEAFVKSQLAAGVKFPKSGNVFISIKDGDKMRAVRVASRFAALGFSIVATRGTAAAIGAAGVSVTTVNDVADGSPHIVDRIAKNEIALVVITVDEKRSAIKDSWAIRASALAAGLPVYTTIAGAEATVDALHHVDTHEVYVLQEYFAKNISRSSVDGSIAMPGSSLTSDDDRFSSAAHNSVATDGAREALGG
- the carA gene encoding glutamine-hydrolyzing carbamoyl-phosphate synthase small subunit, whose product is MSQENRWPFAQELPATLALEDGSLFRGVSIGAVGHAIGEVVFNTALTGYQEILTDPSYSGQIVTLTYPHIGNTGINGEDVESSRVHAAGLIIKDLPLLASNFRSTQSLADFLKSENIVGIAGIDTRRLTRILREKGVQHGAIVVAQQGANVITQQGAIIDTTDDATRALALAKSFPGLAGTDLAKVVSTQQPYEWTEAEWRLGTGYRQQTTAKRHVVVFDFGIKRNIMRMLVERGCELTVLPAQSTARDALAYQPDGIFLSNGPGDPEPCEYAISATRELIDRGIPVFGICLGHQIMALASGAKTLKMRFGHHGANHPVQDLDTKQVLITSQNHGFAVDAASLPANCRPTHVSLFDGSLQGLARTDRPAFCFQGHPEASPGPQDVAYLFDRFVSLMENRVHA